One Odontesthes bonariensis isolate fOdoBon6 chromosome 17, fOdoBon6.hap1, whole genome shotgun sequence genomic window carries:
- the klhdc2 gene encoding kelch domain-containing protein 2 — translation MAERNGEVEEDMGDVPAGEEDNDSDRDEDDPLFAWMVNDDMAEEEEEEDDEVEDEQPVDTEASESFELDAPAERSGHIAVVDRNIMYVWGGYKNAQNHGFFDLYLPRNEIWTYNMESAVWTKHVTGGNLHTSMSGSCGVCVDGVLYLFGGHHARGNTNRIYRLLLRAPSLVWEEMKDLKGLPPSCKDKLGCWVQKNKLIFFGGYGYAPQGSNRGTFQYDESSSLMWDSPGRGWNNHIHILDLETSTWSQPITQGNTPSPRAAHACATVGNRGFVFGGRYKNYRLNDLYYIDLDTWEWHEMSVPQHGPLGRSWHSFTPVSSDHIFLFGGFTTERETLSDAWLYCVSKNEWKPFKHGHTESPRLWHTACSGPDGEVFVFGGCANNLLSHHRAAHSNELLVFNVQPKSLVRLCMETVLQHRERLSCYWDCLPKHLLHSLKQRMSRVNTLGS, via the exons ATGGCGGAGAGAAAtggagaggtggaggaggacatGGGAGATGTGCCTGCTGGAGAGGAAGACAACGACTCGGACAGAGATGAAGATGACCCATTGTTTGCTTGGATGGTAAATGACGACATggctgaggaagaggaagaggaagacgaTGAGGTGGAGGACGAACAGCCAGTGGACACTGAAGCATCTGAGTCATTCGAGCTGGACGCCCCAGCTGAGCGCAGTGGCCACATAGCTGTGGTTGACAGAAACATCATGTATGTGTGGGGAGGATACAAG AATGCTCAAAACCATGGATTCTTTGACTTGTACCTGCCGAGAAACGAGATCTGGACCTACAACATGGAGTCGGCAGTGTG GACAAAGCATGTCACTGGAGGTAACCTGCATACATCAATGTCAGGCAGCTGTGGGGTGTGTGTCGATGGGGTCCTGTACCTTTTCGGCGGCCATCACGCCCGGGGGAACACAAACagg ATCTACCGCCTGCTCCTGAGGGCTCCCAGTCTTGTGTGGGAGGAAATGAAGGATCTTAAAGGGCTTCCTCCATCGTGCAAGGACAAGTTAGGATGCTGGGTTCAGAAGAACAA ACTAATATTCTTTGGGGGCTATGGCTACGCTCCACAAGGGTCTAATCGAGGCACTTTTCAGTACGATGAATCCTCCTCTCTCATG TGGGACAGCCCGGGGCGAGGCTGGAACAACCACATTCATATCCTGGACTTGGAGACATCAACATGGAGCCAACCCATCACTCAG GGGAACACCCCGTCCCCAAGAGCAGCTCACGCCTGCGCTACGGTTGGCAACAGAGGATTTGTGTTTGGTGGACGATACAAG AATTACAGACTAAATGACCTGTACTACATTGACCTGGACACATGGGAGTGGCATGAAAT GAGCGTTCCCCAGCACGGTCCCTTGGGCCGATCGTGGCACTCCTTCACACCCGTGTCATCAGACCACATCTTCCTGTTTGGAGGTTTCACCACAGAGAGGGAGACGCTGA GTGACGCTTGGCTGTACTGCGTGAGCAAGAACGAATGGAAGCCTTTCAAGCACGGCCACACAGAGAGCCCCAG GCTGTGGCACACGGCATGCTCCGGTCCCGATGGAGAGGTCTTTGTGTTTGGAGGATGTGCCAACAACCTCTTGTCTCATCACAGAGCT GCTCACAGCAATGAGTTGCTAGTTTTCAATGTTCAGCCCAAATCATTAGTTCG GTTGTGTATGGAGACTGTTCTGCAGCACAGGGAGCGTCTGTCCTGCTACTGGGACTGCTTGCCTAAACACCTCTTACACAGCCTCAAACAGAGAATGTCCCGCGTCAACACTCTGGGATCTTAG